Part of the Capsicum annuum cultivar UCD-10X-F1 chromosome 12, UCD10Xv1.1, whole genome shotgun sequence genome is shown below.
CATGGCCAAAATTTTTGCACTTATTGCACATCACTGTTTCCACTCATATACAATCTTCTGTTCAACAATTTGACCAATTTCATTCTCAAACATAACCTTTGCAGGGTGCGGCATCTCAACTATGATTCTAGCAAAATTTAACCTCTCCTTGAGCATCGTAGCTTTGTTAGCTTTCAGTGGGTTCCCAACTATCCCTGTTATTCTGGTTAGGAAAGGTTTTCCCCAGTACTTTACATCCAACCCATGCATCTTGATCCAAATTGGGCCTTATCAACTCTTTCTTTAGTGATTCACAATCCGGTTTCCATGGCTTGACCATAATTGGTTTACGATCGAACATTTGAACCCCTTCCTCCACTACCTTTATACGATCCTCAACAGATTGGAATCTTACAAAGAAATACACTTCTATTTACTTGTGCAACCTTATCAATGGCCATTCCCTTCCAAATTCTTCGAAAGTATCCATCCATCACTGCTTTAAGGGGGATTTAACACGACGCGAATCAAGGCCTGGacgtgtcgggtatctcaagtctaacccggaccggagaccacccccaatacctaaaCTGTAGACCACCCTTCACCCGATGTCGAATGAATTCCGAACttataacaagataagataacATCAAATTAAAGACATTGTGATgagtctataaccaaaaccaaaatctacAACCAATTAACCATCTAGTACCAATCCCAatcctaatgccaataccaatgctaataccaataccgacaccgttcatgcccatagtagtccaacaaagcctctagtcagaaccaaagaatatccccgaacatagccaaaaccaaaaccaaaaccaaagaaataacaatgacataaagaaattcatagcatgaaatggggtcttctggagcatggaagctcaccacttcagtctgactcaaaagcTATCCCCAAAAGATAtccccaaatcaccaagtcactgagcaggagaagtaaaagtatggctggttcctgcatcgcgtggggatacagtgcccTAAGATGATTAgctgggtgaacactagcatgtaacttagggataaagatcAAGTAATGCcattaattcaaaaccaaatcaaaccaatgcaaataaccatatgcaagtacatatatatatatacatatatatatatatatcgtaccgagatagggaaaaaggtttagcatacatcttaaaatattagcCTGGGTTGCATAGCTTCACCGTCAcaaatccacccatgggctatatgggtccagtgttaccccctgaacgggccccagtgcgtgtagctgcacgaaccgaagatatcatagatggtcgggaattcccttgtacccttcgccCTATGTGTATAGTCTTGGGGGATTCTCTTGCACCCCacaagcacatggtcatcaagaccaaccctcatgtcgtcAAACATAAATTTCCAATGTCCGTCctttggactcataccttcacagCTAGCTATCACAAaccccattattgcccaattaaaatatttaacacataaccaaaccaccgaTTCCAGAAATCAatcattaaggcattattaagcgatatcgtcataccgactagagcttgcaagcaatgtcattaagtcAACACTTGGTAAATTTTCATGTACCCCGcaactccattattaaaatcacttagaggattctcatataccccacaaggttttcacaAATAATTCGCTTGGAGGGTTCcagtgtaccccacaaggttttcaaaaccatccttaatatttaaccatttattccatgcattagtttcaagaaataagtcaaaccaaacactttgggAATACATTatacccctaattcaaattccaACCTTTCTCACTACTACAAATCAATTTACAAtacaaggttggggtcataaccacttcgaAAATCACAAGTTAAGAGAAAATTACAATTCTCAAGTTtaaccaccatacccatgcatccatATGTTCAAAACcctatttaaaacatggaaaaccataactaaaccatgggaaaacattattcaatgataagcattcaaaacccccaacctttatttcaaaaccataacaataccatgaaatccatacattaaaacatgttctttaataaaataacaatgatagaggagtaacatgcctgaaataccaagaaatttggaagagATAGCACCCTTAGACCCTAGATGAtcactttctttgaaaccctagccttagcttgaacaaagagtttgagagagaattttgggAGTTTTTTATTGGGAATGCTGTGATAATGAAGTCCCAAGGAAGGCTTTAAGTCGTGGGGTCCAAGAGGTTTAAGTGAGAAATGTCCAAAGTATCcccaacttaaaagttgaaaaagtgaCACCTTTGACTACTagtcaaccattgactcgtaACCACGAGTCGTAACTAAGACAGTGACCAAGACCCCCATACACTGTCAACCTTATGACCCAACCATTCAACTCGTAACCAGACCCTACGACTTGTAAGGTCCAATCATAGGCAACACAGAACTCAAATTGGTTAGACACTGGCACgactcgtaacctatcctcatggctcttagtgagccactcgaacttagagcaaagttaagccacaaacttactaatttggttatgGCTCATCCTAATGACCCATCACCAGTCCTTACGACTCGTATCCccaagtcgtaaccaaggcagaAACCCAAACACCATCCACTGGACACCCTAAAACTAGGGTGATACGAGAATGACCATGGGAACActaaacaaacaccaaaacagtccacaagtttgaagaaccgaggacccctttggtgaccactctcggattcactataaCAACaacgaaaacacaataacaacaagatattaaaGGTGTAAATACACCAAACAGCAACAATATGCcgagatgaacaacaataacaagataggaacaacacacggttttactaacaagagatagaaacagttacaagaacacaaactactacaagattacaataaaagtaaagggatagttagatagacttaatgaaggtataatcttaagaacccaagagcatattccactcttggaacCTTAACACTACAAACAacgttcacctatctcttacgaagacacaatgtcggaatccacctcccaaccATCACGTTTTcaagccatgagatcaacaagagtgattccacactctatATGCCTAATTTTAGTTTTGGtacctcaaggagagaggacttgtgtttctttgtgtttcaagacttacaacatcatgaataatctaagtccaAAAGCCctataatgttctatttataataggttacaaataaaatacaaaatatccaaaatgcccttttaagaactaggctcccttcaagtgtatttaaaggcttgttgtgttccaaggctcctctttacactccaagtgtgagattagggtcggtttggtgttttttaagtccttcactcgcacactccaagccccgggttcattacattctcacatgcgtccatcttcgtggccgtacttgtatcatcctcccttccttaaaaaggattcgacctcgaatccatgccttgcaaaatcaaagagtgacaaacaagcacacttcctcatggcatgatggttaggattagcaaaaataaacaataaaggtATGCACTCATAGCCCATACCAAAAAAAaatcgaggaccctttgagttcaAGTCTTGGCCAACAACAAGTCTCGACATGCCAAGGTGGTTCATATTTGACATATAACCAAGAGTCCTTAGTGCTAAACATTATGAAGCCATCGACAAATTCACCAAGGACTTGGCTATGATAAGAACCCAAAAGAAACGCACCTAAGCCGAGATTAAATCTTCCCCACCCTAAGATGGCACCGGggatcaaatgggaagagtgaccatagacacgggtctaaaCAACACACCCGTTACCCGTAGTCTTTACCACAACCATATGGCCTACTCTCTAGATTGGCATACATATCATAACAAGTaaagagagagtagagaaaggtggcACTCAATTCTACTTCTACTATGGTGTCCTTGGAAAagccacacaaagtagaagaagtagtttccaagaccacacattccttacccttaagagtattctcatcttccaagaagagatttccatctttaggaggaatgttgtcacaccatagtgggttagtatATAGGACATAGcctccaaggcaagctataccattattttcaccactaggtctattaggagtgtttaaactatcttcaaacaagacattgtacctaaagagtgaatgatctacCCGCGGATAaatttggaactttcactctctaaggaatcattatcaagtttcaaagatatgtcgAGCACacaattaaccctatgagccaagcaaacattagaatctttacaacaacataggctcacgagttcactcctttttccttgaccaacattttcaaatttttcactcacttgagactcattaatcacatcacacatattctcaagtggtgggcaagttttacacACAATTTGGTCAATACAATTTTCATACGacaatgtactttcattcaacacaatagcatcaacactaggtggacacaaatcgattttactagaagagtcgattcgatcatctataggatcaactagtgtatccactggtacaacatgtacatcatctaCAAGTGGTAAGGAATAAATATACTCGTACGTAGGTAAGCTACTAATCACACTCAATGGTTTATTAGTCACACGTTCATCATCCACATGTACCAAAGTGTAAGagatagctattttaccttgacgttcatgagtatgttcgtctttaacttggtgtgaaagtccttcacaagttAGGGCAGCAAATTCCTTCGGGAAGATCTCACTGCAAGGTGTTTGGACCTTAGGTTTTAAATTTGTTGGGATAAGTGCGGATAtcaattggcgtagcctttcaacGTACCCTTTCATGTCTTCAATATTATCGCTGATGCGGTCAAACGTGGCATCGAGATTGGTGGCAGCCGtggtacctaaaagaaaagacaacaacgaacaacaaaacaaacaaacttgttagctcaaaaatgcctcaccacactctcactctcaatttttacctcacacttggtttcacaagtgttgaaagccggcttgtactttgtgagtgattgagggaggaGTCCACCTTGGTCCGGAATAAATTTTCGTtcgagttgactcaaagaaaatttgcttACGGACTTGAAtcaacaagatacaatgaattcacaaaagagaaaaaagcacaaaagaaacgtagacacgaacaaCGGATTCAAGAACTAAGTGACAACCTAGTAGAAGtttactagcttgttaattagtgCTAGGATCAATTAAATGAAACTAagagacaacaaaatgaaactaagaaatctaaaattttgagctcaaaaatattgcatgaacagtagcagtgatgatgtggcagccacgtattggttcgaTTTTATCAAATGATTATTCTCAAaagttcaagtcttggtcaaaaattaatttggattggtggaatttattttaggagagaaaataagttttggagcatttttcaattttcaagacttgaccttttcttgtacttctccttaaaacatgggtccttaaatcatgaaaaagtggttaagaagtgatataaagtcttttggtggttgggggtctttcaagactaacaagtacatacacttttttccttcaccttttaggatctagcattcactttatgttctaacaatatatgaaggaaggtgaagaacttcaagaaaaacaacaaccacaccaagaacaataacaacaatcttcaagaacaacaacaatttcaacggccaactccaatccacaacaacaaacggccaagtctctttagtgttgtgtTTCGATTTTAACAAGAGATggaggttgtgaagaacttcaagaacaacaacaacattcaccaataacaacaacaacaacactcctttcaacaacaacaattacacaCACGGCCAATTCAAGTTTCTCAAAAACAATGTCTACCAAATGATCTTACTTAttcacgacaacaacaacaaatctcAAACTTAGCTATGGACtcaagtgttagtgaagaacaaagataacactagaaacactcaagATAAacaaaaatctcggccaagacaataCAAGAACGCaattctcggccaagaacacaacacggaCAGATTGCACTTTGgctggaattttcagtttttcaacacatttttttttcaactaacaagcccaagattgatcttgtgaaaataagatcaagccatgctttgataccaaatgataccaaacggcATCTACAACACCAAAACAATCCGTAAACAACCCACAATCACAAGTCTTTACCCGCAACAACAAGACAACACGATCCGAGaagcaaacataaacttaaaaagagtaaaagatagctaacttgacacaaagagaacccattaggtagcaactaaagagtgtatcaaaactctaaaacctctacaaaacaagttaccaagttcttacggtgaccgccaaggaaatcaacttacctcaagatccactgtttccaagcaaagaacaatattggcttttccaagccctaacctaatggcttatccaagccctacactaagggtgttacactctcaaagagagaagaagtctttcacatattttatccttcaaaaactaaagagcaaatgacttaatagaagactatatagagctagcttattacataacaaaaatgaccacaatacccttaataaaaGGGGTGGCCATTAAGTGTCTTTCTAACAAAGTGTGatccccaaaacacccttaatgaagggttcttCTTCAATGCACCACAACCGTGGGGTCATTCTTCAACACTTGTagtctcgaggtgaccaagtctcgAGTCTTTATGCATTGGCATCCAATGATGTCTTCAAGAGCATAGATggccatttggcttgtatcatcctccccttcttgaaaaggattcgacctcgaatccataccttaaaaaaataaagataggaCAAACCAGCACAACTTTCTCATGGCATAAGGGTAagggttagtacaacaaataacatcatcatgacAAGGTGGTACATACTTAagatataaccatgaatcctttGTATTAGTCATGAAAAGTTTAGTAAGAATGTTATAAAGGAAATGGCTATGACAAGTATCAAGaaataaagaaactacaaagttCGTAATGGCATCACTAAGTCCAAAAAGTAAGGCTACCCTTGTCTTAGAAACCATaaagcacaattgtttcattacctcttcaagtggcCTCATCAAACATGGTGCCACTATTGGTATCAAAGTCCACCAATCCAACATAACTTTGtcattcaaacaagtggaccaaccaacaagacCTATACCTCTACTTAATGCAAACCCAAAactagcatggatatcatcataggCAAAAAGGTAGTATAGGACAGAATCAAGTATAAAGACATGCACGGGTGAAGACAAAGCATTTAAGCATATACACTCTCTTTTCTTCAAACaaatagacaacttggcatccacaagttgggattcatgcaatttaagcaaaagtgtgtcaagcaaggatgcacatttagaaacattaccccaaggaaTCAATGATACCTTTGCCCTCGGGTTGTCAAGAAGGACtatacattccttacccttaagagtactctcaccTTGCAAAAAGAGATTTCTATCTTTAGAaagaatgttgtcacaccatagtgggttagcatataggctatagccttcaagacaagctataccaCCATTCTTACCACTAGGTTCATTGGGAGTGATTATACCATCTTCAAACCAGACATTacacctaaagagagcatgatctatctcgCGGGCAGATTTGGAAAGTAAGTTCAGTCTCTAAAagttcattatcaagttttaaagatgtttcaagcacatgattatccctatgatccTAGCAAATATTAGAATCAAAGGGCAAGCTCATAGAttcactcctattcctttgatcactattttcaacatcatcacatacttgagattcattaatcacatcacacacatcctcGAGTGGTGGGCAACTTTcacacaaaagttgatcaacataaattttacaagacgatgtactttcattcaacacaatggtttcAATACTAagtggacataaatcgatcttacaagaagggTCGATtcagtcatcaataggatcaactagtgtatccacactcataacaagtacatcatcatcaggtggcaaagaaacaatagactcacatataaacaagctacaactcacactcaatgggctactagccacacaattatcattcacatgtacaaaagtgtaagagttacctattttaccttgacgttcatgagtatgttcgtcTTTACCTCGGTGTGAAAGTTCATCACAAGCTTGGACAACAACTTCTTCCGAGAAGCTCTCATCGCAAGTTGTTTGGTCAATTAGATTTTGAGGGAAGAATTTAGGTaacaattggcgtataatttcaatgtgccgttgcatatcttcaagatcgtCATGGATGCGATTACACATGGCCTTAAAAATATGgtcagccatggtacctaaattaaaaaaaaaaagacaacaataaataaaagaaaacaaacaagattggtagtaaaagctccttaccaacactcgatacactcacctttgtgattctcacaattgaagcggcaaatattgaaagttgcttatactctggtagtcaataagatgtcaatcctacttagaggccggaatagattcttgttttgattgactcaagacacaaaacaaaattcatttacgaacttgaaacaaagaagttactatgaGTTACAAACGAGAAGAGCACACAAATaatgaagacacgaaagaaacgtattcaaaaactaattaacaacctagtaggtgattactagtttgtctaTTAGTACTAGGATCTagaaaattgaaactaaagaaataagaaatgaaaCTTAGAAGTCTAAAATTTTGAGCCTATGGGTCATTTTTTTAGGGTGATGATGTGGCAACCTCCTATTGGACgttaaaattgttgaaagtttgagaaattttcttgttttcaaattgtattgatcaaattccaAGTGAGGAATGGTGGAATTTTGGCTATGGGAGAGTAACAACAAGACTTTGGAACcctttttttcaagttcaaaaagtgtttTGACTTTTTTGCACCTTTTTGGCTAAATACCTTTTTCAAAGACTTTTGGCTCTTTCCCTTTTTGTAAGTCTTGGTAGGTGGACTTTCTCCTATTTGGCAAGCTAACTTTTGAAATCCTTTTGTCCCCTTTTCCCTTTGGATGTCTTAGAGttgtgtctttcaagactaacaacaagacacactctctttcttcaatttctaagatCAAAGAACCAttttctcttcaacaaaatatgaagatggtgaagaacaccaagaacacaacttttgaatcttggagttctaTGGTTTAAGTTGGATCCCACACATCAATAACACATTTGTCAAGCTCCAAccctcaacaacaacatcaacaaaatatttttaagccACAATCTCAACAACAAACTTCAACAACACTCTTTCAAGCCACCAATCCTCAAAAAACAGCAACcttcaaagttcaaaaacaacttgaaaatgactcaaaatttagatctagactctataaGTGTTAGTAAAGaagggactaacactagaaaaaataaaacagacaaaaaatacaagaaaactaggcttcaaatcagcctaaacacaaaaaaacatggacagattactatttttgagtttttcaatttttcaacacatcttttttttctcaagtgagctagcccaagatttgatcttgtaggaacaagatcaagctatgctctgataccaaatgacaCGAGAATGACCACGGGAACActaaacaaacaccaaaacagtccacaagtttaaagaaccgaggacccctttggtgaccactctcaaATTCACGACAACAACAAcgaaaatacaataacaacaagatgttgaaggtgtaaatacaccaaaacagcaacaatatggcgagatggacaacaataacaagataggaacaacacaCGATTTTAttaacaagagatagaaacggttacaagaacacaaactactacaagattacaataaaagtaaagggatagttagatagacttaatgaaggtataatcttaagaacccaagaacatattccactcttggacccttaacactacaaacaacgttcacctatctcttacgaagacacaatGTCAGAATCCACCTCCCAACCATCACGTTTCTAAGCCATGAGATCAataagagtgattccacactttctatgcctaattttggttttggtgcctcaaggagagaggacttgtgtttctttgtatttcaagacttacaacatcatgaataatctaagtctaaaagccctacaatgttctatttataataggttacaaataaaatacaaaatttccaaaatgcccttttaagaactaggctcccttcaagtgtatttaggggctgccttgttgtgttccaaggatcctctttacactccaagtgtgagattagggtcggtttggtgtgttttaagtccttcactcgacactccaagcctcgggttcattacattctcatatgcgtccatcttcgtggtcgtacttgtatcatagGGCCACCTGACCCGTCAAAATACCATACGATCATATGGTCAAGTCGTAatcaaggcagtgagctcaaatcTCAAGAGAATTTTAAAGGTCAAAAATCTAGGGCGATACAGTATTTGACCCTAGTATATAACAAATTACAGCTGAATTCCAGTATTCAATTTCTACACTAACATTCTCCATGGTAATTTTGATATTCGTGGAGTGGTTCTTCTCACTCGAGAGGTCAAATTCATCAGCTATTAGACTCGCCCCTATTATTTTGCTCCAAGATGAGCTAGGGTTTGCACTTGACTCGTCCTTGAATTTTGGGGTTCTTCCTCCTCCGCTTGGTCAGCCCATAATTTCGTTACACTTGGTAATTTGCTCACTACTCCAATTGGAGTAGATTTCGGTATTACCCCATCCACTGTTCTCCCCAAATTAAATGGGATAATACCCTCTAACGCATTTACATTCTTCATTTTCCTTGCATTCTCCGTTTGTGGAACTGTTTTTTCTACAATTTTCATCACTTTCGTATTCACCTTGCGTTGTTGCCCTCTCCCTCCAGCCTTCGTTAGCGCAACGTCagtataatatgaaaaaataataaatttattattttcataattttttattttttatttttaatttaaatttttttttctttttcttcgatACCTATCacaaaacctccattgttatggTGTATCATCATAGCTGAACCATCAATTAATCACCACCATAAACTTTATCCCACCAACAAAGTTACCATAACAATCAATTTCTTCTAACCATGTCGTTCATCCGTAACCCAtcttcttttcttaaaaaaaacttttcttcttcttcgttGATTTTTCAGTAAAGTAAGGAATCTTTTCTATTAAAATGAAGAAGAGATATGTGGaacaaatttagattttttttttttttgtatgtgtgagagagagaaagagagagcaCCTTAAGGGCTGAAATTTGCTCGACAATAATTTAGCaaagatattaaaaatttaaaatttgttagtTAGAAGATTAATAGTGGTGGGTTAGATGATTAAATTAGTGGTATTGTGATGAAATTGGTGGTAGTAAGGGATGACATTATAATGAATAAGAGGCGTCAATTCGATGGGAGTGGGGGTGCGAAGAAGATGCattagttgggggtggggtggaGTTTGGTTGTGGTGGTAGTGAAGAAGATGTGTTTGTTAGGGGTGGAGTTGGAGTTTGGGGATTGAGGTGCTGAAGAATAAGATGGGTTGAGGGTGGGGAGGGGAGAAGCGATGCTAGGAGGAAGGGGGAgggtatattttaatttttaactttttggcTTTAATTTATGACttagatatgcatatttttatttaaataattatattttttttacgtCAGATTTAGtgggtaaaaaaaattatttttaaatagtttacgTATATATTATGTCACTTAAATAGTTTAAGTGTGTCTTcgatttttcaaatataatttaaaataaaaataatgacttttCCCAATCTTCAAATGATGACATGATAAATGGTGGTCTTTTCACAATTGTCCAAGACTTGTGTCAAAAAAAATACATCAAGACATTCAAAATGATCGTTTTGCGAGGAGCCCTAACTCTACCTTAATCTATCACTGTTGCCAGAAaccacaacaataacataatAATTTGAAATTGCGAACACTAAGGGCCGTTTGGCCATGgaaattttttccttatttccaaaataaattttcggagttgaaaattgtggtgtttggccatgaaaattcgaaaaataatttcgaaaaaaatttttgaaaaggaaaaacaaatttttgttgttttcacaatttttcaaatccaatttttatattattacatataaccccaatcttttaagttttttcataaaactctccttataacattacttttttaatattacgtatatagcagttttaaagaataagataagtataatttcaaacttaatgttatcctaaataatatatatctttttttttctctcatcattatttttctcccttatttaattttctcccttatttaaaatattattttactgctaatttatatttatacccataaatatataaagtattagatttatacccataaatatataaagtattatatttataatagaaatatacaaaatatgttatatataaagtttataccatgtatacaccccatatacatatatataaatatacaaagtattaagaaacatactaagcatatttataatataaatatacaaaggaTGTTattatgaagtttataccatgtatacacacatatataaaaatacaaagtataaagaaacatactaagcatatttatatatttatggtatatgatataatatactataaatatgcaaaatatgttttacatagaaataattta
Proteins encoded:
- the LOC107851767 gene encoding uncharacterized protein LOC107851767 isoform X2; this encodes MAGTMADHIFKAMCNRIHDDLEDMQRHIEIIRQLLPKFFPQNLIDQTTCDESFSEEVVVQACDELSHRGKDEHTHERQGTTAATNLDATFDRISDNIEDMKGEIFPKEFAALTCEGLSHQVKDEHTHERQDPGMSAPHFS
- the LOC107851767 gene encoding uncharacterized protein LOC107851767 isoform X1, which translates into the protein MAGTMADHIFKAMCNRIHDDLEDMQRHIEIIRQLLPKFFPQNLIDQTTCDESFSEEVVVQACDELSHRGKDEHTHERQGTTAATNLDATFDRISDNIEDMKGYVERLRQLISALIPTNLKPKVQTPCSEIFPKEFAALTCEGLSHQVKDEHTHERQDPGMSAPHFS
- the LOC107851767 gene encoding uncharacterized protein LOC107851767 isoform X3; translated protein: MAGTMADHIFKAMCNRIHDDLEDMQRHIEIIRQLLPKFFPQNLIDQTTCDESFSEEVVVQACDELSHRGKDEHTHERQGMDSRSNPFQEGEDDTSQMAIYALEDIIGCQCIKTRDLVTSRLQVLKNDPTVVVH